One genomic region from Clostridium saccharobutylicum DSM 13864 encodes:
- a CDS encoding VanW family protein: MVNSNGKRIRTSKPVKYKMQRNTMLGMIGLAVVLAGALYAYSLSIKETVNKWEGKIYPGVTVQDVDIGGMTKEQAKDKLAETFNGAIGDKKLHISVEDKQFELIYSNIMPSYDIDGTVNEAYQFGKDDGYFKKYIDIKRGEFKKHQVKLNFLYDEEKLKVYEEKLQKDITQSAKDATLSIDGNNITVNSEVDGKTIDLDALDQKLKEAINGEISDNDAVALDVETTKPKVTKEDLAKVKGLIGTFSTNYSSSAPGRCNNIELATAAVNGTVVMPGETFSFNDVVGPRTVERGYKEAGTYVGNKVEPGIGGGICQVSTTLYRAVMKSNLRSVERTNHSMSVGYAKPGLDATVSYGYLDYKFKNTYDFPIYIQGITQDKNVTYNVYGDPSELNGKTYDMVSEILETIPPQSKVVDDSTLPVGQEISEGGGTTGYRARSYQVTYENGVEVNKEVISNDTYASVDVTVRKGTAQPEPTTDNTTTQTPEMPQDTTAPSPPAADEAKPKQ, encoded by the coding sequence TTGGTGAACAGTAATGGAAAAAGAATACGTACATCTAAGCCTGTCAAATATAAAATGCAAAGAAACACTATGCTTGGAATGATTGGACTAGCAGTTGTTTTGGCTGGTGCGTTGTATGCATATTCATTATCTATAAAAGAGACAGTTAATAAGTGGGAAGGAAAGATATATCCTGGGGTAACTGTACAAGATGTAGATATTGGAGGTATGACTAAAGAACAGGCTAAAGATAAGCTTGCTGAAACATTTAATGGAGCTATTGGCGATAAAAAATTACATATATCAGTAGAAGACAAACAATTTGAACTTATTTATTCTAATATAATGCCAAGCTATGATATAGATGGAACAGTTAATGAAGCTTATCAATTTGGAAAAGATGATGGGTATTTTAAGAAGTATATCGACATAAAAAGAGGAGAATTTAAGAAGCATCAGGTGAAATTAAATTTCCTTTATGATGAAGAAAAATTAAAAGTATATGAAGAGAAATTACAAAAAGATATTACACAATCAGCTAAGGATGCTACTTTAAGCATAGATGGAAATAATATAACTGTTAACTCAGAAGTAGATGGAAAAACAATAGATTTAGATGCGTTAGATCAAAAATTAAAAGAAGCTATAAATGGGGAAATTAGTGATAATGATGCAGTTGCATTAGATGTTGAAACAACAAAGCCAAAAGTAACTAAAGAAGATTTAGCAAAAGTTAAGGGATTGATTGGAACTTTTTCAACTAATTATAGTTCCTCAGCGCCAGGTCGATGTAATAATATAGAATTAGCAACTGCAGCAGTAAATGGAACAGTTGTTATGCCTGGAGAAACATTTAGTTTTAATGATGTGGTAGGACCTAGAACAGTTGAAAGAGGATATAAAGAGGCTGGAACTTACGTAGGTAATAAGGTTGAACCAGGAATTGGTGGAGGTATCTGTCAAGTATCTACAACTCTTTATAGGGCAGTTATGAAATCGAATTTGAGATCTGTTGAAAGAACAAATCACTCAATGTCAGTTGGATATGCTAAACCAGGGTTAGATGCAACAGTTTCTTATGGGTATTTAGATTATAAATTTAAAAATACGTATGATTTTCCAATTTATATTCAGGGTATCACTCAGGACAAAAATGTAACTTATAATGTATATGGTGATCCAAGTGAATTAAATGGGAAAACATATGATATGGTAAGTGAAATACTTGAAACTATTCCTCCGCAATCTAAAGTGGTTGATGATAGTACTCTGCCAGTTGGACAAGAAATATCTGAAGGTGGTGGTACTACTGGTTATAGAGCAAGATCATACCAGGTGACTTATGAAAATGGAGTTGAAGTAAATAAAGAAGTTATATCAAATGATACTTATGCAAGTGTTGATGTAACTGTTAGAAAAGGAACTGCTCAGCCAGAGCCAACTACTGATAATACAACAACTCAAACACCAGAAATGCCTCAAGATACTACAGCTCCTTCACCCCCTGCGGCTGATGAAGCAAAACCAAAACAATAA
- a CDS encoding DegV family protein, translating to MEKIKIITDSTADLSNDIYNKYDIEVLPLLINFEEKSYLDGVEINPKMVFEKIEKEGILPTTAQVIPNRFMESYKKYLDEGYKIISIHMSSAMSGTYQSACIAKEMLESNDIVVIDSQNVTAALGILVLKAAKLRDKGYDIIQIENELNNIKKNVKLSVCFESLEYLVRGGRISKTAGIVGGILGIKLVLDIKDGLMSVKDKIRGTKKAINKIIDDLENSNLDEDVPVILIDVDNVEIKEALKKYMIENNVDFIECSVGSTVSIHSGPHCCGLVFLTK from the coding sequence ATGGAAAAGATAAAAATCATTACTGATAGCACTGCAGATTTATCAAATGATATATACAATAAATATGATATAGAGGTTTTACCATTACTAATAAACTTTGAAGAAAAAAGTTATTTAGATGGGGTTGAAATAAATCCTAAGATGGTATTTGAGAAGATAGAAAAGGAAGGTATATTACCAACTACAGCTCAAGTAATTCCAAATAGGTTTATGGAATCATATAAGAAATATTTAGATGAAGGATATAAAATTATCTCAATTCATATGTCATCTGCAATGAGTGGAACTTATCAATCAGCATGCATAGCAAAGGAAATGCTAGAAAGTAATGATATAGTAGTTATCGATTCTCAAAATGTTACAGCGGCATTAGGTATATTGGTATTAAAGGCTGCTAAGCTTAGGGATAAAGGATACGATATAATTCAGATAGAAAACGAATTAAACAATATTAAGAAAAATGTTAAGCTTTCAGTTTGTTTTGAATCCTTAGAATACCTTGTTAGAGGTGGAAGAATTTCGAAAACAGCTGGAATTGTGGGCGGAATACTTGGAATTAAACTAGTGCTAGATATAAAAGATGGGCTTATGTCTGTAAAAGATAAAATTAGAGGTACGAAAAAAGCGATTAATAAAATTATTGATGATTTAGAAAATTCTAATCTAGATGAAGATGTTCCGGTTATATTAATTGATGTAGACAATGTTGAGATCAAAGAAGCGCTTAAAAAATATATGATTGAAAATAATGTTGATTTTATTGAATGTTCAGTTGGATCAACAGTTAGTATACATTCGGGACCACATTGCTGTGGATTAGTATTTTTAACAAAATAA
- a CDS encoding glycoside hydrolase family 25 protein has protein sequence MQDKNSKSLFGIDINEYTTNVQFDVLAGKLDFLYLRASGSGSGTFRIDKKFIQHAADSRKYGIPVGAYHFAVPSYDLTDADRQCDDFIVTLQRGFGDKDYGDLFPVLDVEVPVDKSISTKTLINWIDRFRKRFEKKTRRRLMLYTGLFFIELYNNFYIEGRGYPLKNMILWIAMYTSVPINPIVPPNIGGWTRWRIWQYSEAQVIEGVGNPVDANWGPNNIDLLTQPRTVTGLNASFQGGNINVSWNPNQDIDLLGYNIFVNNEWVGTVDEKATNYVIKKNDIKVQKNVPVVVSIEAFDYDGETSKTRAKVTL, from the coding sequence ATGCAGGATAAAAATTCTAAAAGTCTTTTTGGAATAGACATAAATGAATATACTACGAATGTACAATTTGATGTACTAGCTGGCAAATTAGATTTTTTATATTTAAGAGCATCTGGATCAGGATCGGGAACATTTAGAATTGATAAAAAATTTATACAACATGCAGCAGATAGTAGAAAGTATGGAATACCAGTTGGTGCATATCATTTTGCAGTTCCATCTTATGATTTAACAGATGCAGATAGACAATGCGATGATTTTATAGTTACGCTGCAAAGAGGATTTGGGGATAAGGATTATGGTGATTTATTTCCGGTACTAGATGTAGAGGTTCCTGTAGATAAATCTATAAGTACAAAAACATTAATAAATTGGATTGACAGATTTAGAAAAAGATTTGAGAAGAAAACTAGAAGAAGATTGATGCTATATACTGGGCTGTTTTTTATAGAATTATATAATAATTTCTATATTGAGGGAAGAGGATATCCATTAAAAAATATGATACTATGGATAGCTATGTATACTAGTGTGCCTATTAATCCAATAGTTCCACCTAATATAGGAGGATGGACTAGATGGAGAATTTGGCAATATAGTGAAGCTCAAGTAATTGAAGGGGTTGGAAATCCGGTTGATGCGAATTGGGGACCTAATAATATAGACTTATTAACACAACCACGTACAGTTACTGGACTTAATGCGAGTTTTCAAGGTGGTAACATAAATGTATCTTGGAACCCTAATCAGGATATAGATTTATTAGGATATAATATTTTTGTAAATAATGAATGGGTAGGAACTGTGGATGAAAAAGCAACAAATTATGTTATAAAAAAGAACGATATCAAGGTTCAAAAAAATGTTCCTGTAGTAGTAAGTATTGAAGCTTTTGATTATGATGGAGAAACTTCAAAAACTAGAGCAAAAGTAACTTTATAA
- the rpoN gene encoding RNA polymerase factor sigma-54, translating to MNLDYRMKMTQEQRMVLTQNMQQSIKLLQMSLHDLREYIDNEYSENPILEVNEESYDDTQVNSEMQMEERYDYKKIVEELYSDNYCDKSEKSYFRDEDETSPLNFIEKKKSLKEYLYEQLVEIDCDPYTISISKYIIESLDSRGYLELSIEEFSKELGIPNEDIEKALKVVQSLEPYGIGSRNIQECLFIQSLKLNILDDIIEKMISNHLENIAENKYDLIGKDLNISPREAQRYGDLIKSLEPKPSRGFFTGEEVNYIIPDAEIKNIDGEFFIMMNESVLPKLVINKMYKQVLENDKDSETNTYVKEKINKALFLIKSIEQRKNTLYKVLECVLERQNEFFKNGKQYIKPLTLKEIADKIKVHESTVSRAIKDKYVLTSYGTIKIKDLFATGISSNNQEDMSTIKIKNLLKKIVEQENKEKPLSDQAISNMLTESNMKISRRTVAKYREELGIKSSSMRKRL from the coding sequence ATGAATTTAGATTATAGAATGAAGATGACTCAAGAGCAGAGAATGGTGTTAACTCAAAATATGCAGCAATCTATAAAACTTTTGCAAATGTCTCTTCATGATTTAAGAGAATACATTGATAACGAATATTCAGAAAATCCAATTCTAGAGGTAAATGAGGAATCATATGACGACACTCAAGTTAATAGTGAAATGCAAATGGAAGAAAGATACGATTATAAAAAAATAGTAGAAGAATTATATTCGGATAATTATTGTGATAAGTCTGAAAAAAGTTACTTTAGAGATGAGGATGAAACATCGCCACTAAATTTTATAGAAAAAAAGAAATCGTTGAAAGAATATTTATATGAACAACTAGTGGAGATCGATTGTGATCCATATACAATAAGCATATCTAAATACATTATAGAATCCTTAGATTCTAGAGGATATTTAGAGTTATCTATAGAGGAATTTTCTAAGGAACTAGGTATTCCTAATGAAGATATAGAGAAAGCTTTAAAAGTGGTACAATCATTAGAACCATATGGAATAGGGTCTAGAAATATACAAGAATGTTTGTTTATTCAGAGTCTAAAATTAAATATTTTAGATGATATTATAGAAAAAATGATTTCAAATCATTTAGAAAATATTGCAGAAAATAAATATGATTTAATTGGAAAGGATCTTAATATTTCGCCAAGAGAAGCTCAAAGATATGGGGATTTAATTAAGAGTTTAGAACCTAAACCATCAAGAGGATTTTTTACAGGTGAAGAGGTGAATTATATTATACCTGATGCTGAAATTAAAAATATTGATGGTGAATTTTTTATAATGATGAATGAAAGTGTATTACCTAAACTTGTAATAAACAAAATGTACAAACAGGTCTTGGAAAATGATAAAGATTCAGAAACAAACACTTATGTTAAGGAGAAGATTAATAAAGCATTGTTCCTTATAAAGTCGATAGAACAAAGAAAAAATACATTATATAAAGTTTTAGAATGTGTTTTAGAGAGGCAGAATGAATTTTTTAAGAATGGTAAGCAATATATAAAACCTTTAACATTAAAAGAAATAGCAGATAAAATTAAAGTTCATGAGTCAACTGTGAGTAGAGCAATTAAAGATAAATATGTATTAACGAGTTATGGCACCATAAAAATAAAAGATTTATTTGCAACTGGAATATCATCAAATAATCAAGAAGATATGTCAACAATAAAAATAAAAAATTTATTAAAGAAAATAGTTGAACAGGAAAATAAAGAAAAGCCTCTTTCAGATCAAGCAATAAGTAATATGTTAACTGAAAGCAATATGAAAATTTCGCGTAGAACAGTAGCAAAATATAGAGAGGAATTAGGAATTAAATCTTCTTCTATGAGAAAAAGATTATAA
- a CDS encoding tRNA (cytidine(34)-2'-O)-methyltransferase: MNLNIVLYQPEIPQNTGNIARTCVLTNSKLHLIKPLGFDISEKQVRRAGLDYWKDLEMEVHESYEAFMEKYGDKRIFLSTTHEGTHYDEISFEEGDFIMFGRESCGVPEEVHKRLNGLRVPMIKSSARSLNLSNTVAIVAYEALRQLGFPNMK; encoded by the coding sequence TTGAATTTAAACATAGTATTGTATCAACCAGAGATACCTCAAAATACAGGAAATATTGCTAGAACTTGTGTTCTTACAAATAGTAAATTACACTTAATAAAGCCATTAGGTTTCGATATAAGTGAAAAGCAAGTGAGAAGAGCAGGTTTAGATTATTGGAAGGACTTAGAAATGGAAGTACATGAAAGTTATGAAGCGTTCATGGAAAAGTATGGTGATAAGAGAATTTTCTTATCAACTACTCATGAAGGAACACATTATGATGAAATTTCCTTTGAAGAAGGTGATTTTATAATGTTTGGAAGAGAGTCTTGCGGTGTTCCTGAAGAAGTTCATAAAAGACTTAATGGACTTAGAGTACCTATGATAAAATCTAGTGCTAGAAGTTTAAATTTATCCAATACTGTAGCTATAGTAGCTTATGAAGCTTTAAGGCAATTAGGATTTCCGAATATGAAATAA
- a CDS encoding D-alanine--D-alanine ligase, translated as MKVGVIMGGISSEREISLKSGNSILENINKEKYEIVPIVIDKKEDIVNKVNGIDFALLALHGQFGEDGTVQAVLQTLGIPYSGCGPLSSGMCMDKDVTKSILQAANIRTAPWINLNKDDEINFDQINNLGYPVVVKPTHGGSSVATFVVKEEKDIKNCIEEAFKWDNEVMIEKFIKGDEITCPVYGDKMLPVIAIKPKSEFFDFASKYEDGGAEEIVVELEKNLHVEVEKMALATYRALKCQVYSRVDMIVTQEGIPYILEVNTLPGMTKNSLIPKSAAAINIGFAELIDMIIEDSMKIER; from the coding sequence ATGAAAGTCGGAGTTATAATGGGCGGTATTTCATCAGAAAGAGAAATATCATTAAAAAGTGGGAATTCAATATTAGAGAATATAAATAAGGAAAAATATGAAATAGTACCTATAGTTATAGATAAAAAAGAAGATATAGTCAATAAAGTTAATGGCATAGATTTTGCACTTTTGGCATTGCATGGACAATTTGGAGAAGATGGTACGGTGCAAGCAGTTCTTCAAACATTAGGGATTCCATATTCAGGATGTGGTCCATTAAGTAGTGGAATGTGCATGGATAAGGATGTAACAAAATCTATTTTACAAGCTGCTAACATTAGAACTGCACCTTGGATAAATCTAAACAAAGATGATGAAATTAATTTTGATCAAATAAATAACTTAGGATATCCAGTAGTAGTTAAGCCAACTCATGGAGGATCAAGTGTAGCTACATTTGTTGTAAAAGAAGAAAAAGATATTAAAAATTGTATTGAAGAAGCATTTAAATGGGATAATGAAGTTATGATAGAAAAGTTCATAAAAGGTGATGAAATAACTTGCCCTGTTTATGGAGATAAAATGCTTCCAGTTATTGCAATAAAGCCGAAGTCAGAATTCTTTGATTTTGCTTCAAAATATGAAGATGGTGGAGCGGAAGAAATAGTTGTAGAGTTAGAGAAAAATCTACACGTAGAAGTTGAAAAAATGGCATTAGCAACATATAGAGCGCTAAAGTGTCAAGTATATTCTAGAGTTGATATGATTGTTACACAAGAAGGTATTCCTTATATTTTAGAAGTGAATACATTACCAGGAATGACTAAAAATAGCTTGATTCCTAAAAGTGCAGCAGCAATAAATATAGGATTTGCTGAATTAATAGACATGATCATAGAAGATTCAATGAAAATAGAAAGATAG